The Nostoc sp. NIES-3756 DNA window TAAAGGCAATGAGTGAGGCGGACATTGATAAAATCTACTGGCGATTAGATCAGGATGTGCGGTTACAAGTGCGAAAGCAGCGCATTCTCAAAATTGCTGATGGAAATCCCCGCTTGTTGAAATGGTTGGTGGAAGTGGTGCAGTTACCCAACTTAGCGGCGGATGAGTTGCTGACAAAGTTGGAGGGTGTACAACTCAAGTTTCGTGAGGATATCTTAGCCGCAACCCTATTAAATGCTTTGGCAGATGAGGAGAAAAAGTTTCTCGCACAGTTAAGCGTGTTTCGTCTACCAGTAAAAGAGGATGTAATTCAGCACTTTCCCCCAACCCCTCCGACTCCAGTTCCCCCATCCTTAGTAGGGAAGGGGTTTAGGGGGTTAGGTTTCCTTCCCAAACTCATCAGCCTCAGCCTAGTAGAATCAGCAACGACTTACGCCCAACAAACACCAGAGTATCGAGTAACAACGATTTTAGCACCGTTGTTGCAACCGCTATTAACAGAGGAAGAATGGCAAACCACCCACCAAGCAGCAACGCAGATAATTTACCGCAGTTGGTGGGAAGAAGTGGATAACCGCAATGAAGAACAAGCAAGAGAAATAGTTAGGTTAGCGATATTGGCACAGGAAAAAGAAATTGCTGTCAGCGTGGGAAACAGCCTTGCCAGAAATTGGGTAAATAGTAGTCGATTTGTAGAAACACGGGAACTGTGTGAAGAAATTCTGCAATTGGGTGAAGATTATCGCATTTTCGGAACCATTGCTAGGGCGGAACATACTTTAGGTTTTGTGAACAAAGCACTTACCCATTATGAACAAGCTCTACAACTTTGCCCAGAAGATGATTTAAGAGAAAAAGCCGCTATTCTGCATCAAATGGCAGGATTAAAAGCGCAACAAGGAGACATCACAGGCGCACTCACTCTTTACCAGCAATCTTTGGATATCGAAGATAGCATCAACAATGTGCAAGGGAAAGCCGCTACCCTGCATCAAATGGCAGGATTAAAAGCGCAACAGGGAGACATCACAGGCGCACTCACTCTTTACCAGCAATCTTTGGATATTACAGAAACCATCAACAATGTGCAAGGGAAAGCCGCTACCCTGCATCAAATGGCAGGATTAAAAGCGCAACAGGGAGACATCACAGGCGCACTCACTCTTTACCAGCAATCTTTGGATATCAAAGAAACCATCAACGATGTGCAAGGGAAAGCCGCTACCCTGCACGAAATGGCAGGATTAAAAGCGCAACAGGGAGATATCACAGGCGCTCTTGCTCTTTACCAGCAATCTTTGGATATTACAGAAACCATCAACTATGTGCAAGGGAAAGCCATGACGCTGATGAATATGGCTTATTGCGAAGGAAAAAGGGCAAATAAAACAAAACAGTTAGAACTTAACCTGCAAGCAGCACAATTACTTGGACAAATCAGGGCTTATATAGATTTACGTACTGTTTTAAGCAATTTGGGTGTAACTGTTGAAAGCAATGGGGTGATCTATTTAGCTCAAGCAGTGTGGTTGTGTTGGCGAATAGAAGCACCTTTGGATGATACTATCAATACTCTAGATTATATGTACCGACTACTACCCAAAGGCGATGAGATGGAAGCTTTGCTGGGTGCATTTGCATTATACTTGTGTCAAGTTCGTGGTGATGGGCATCCGCAGTTACAGGAGTTGCAAGAGCGTAGTTTGAGGATTTTAACAGGTGTGGCTACTGCTCAAGGAATTGAAACACAAGAAGCTTTTTATACTTGGGTTGAGAAGCAACGGTTAAACAACCCGAATTATTTTATCCCGCGTTTGCTGGAACTGCTAGAGGCAATTGTGGGGGATGAGTGGTTATTTGAGCGCTTTTGATGACATCTCAACTTTTTGAACAAGTTGAGAATTGATACTGCTGTTCTGCATTTAAGTTGCACATTAACTTGTAAAGATTGTTGAGTGTTATGTGTCACTCATACATTTTACTTAAGAGGATGTTTGAAAAGGTGCAAAATATACTTAAGACCCCTCTCCAAACCTCTCCCCGACGCGGGGAGAGGCTTTAAAATCCCCATTACCTTGTAGGAAAGGGAGCAAAGGAGGTTAGATTTGAGAAACTTTGGTATTAGCAATAATACTTTTCAAACAGCCTCTAAGCATTCGTTAGCAAAACATAAGCATTTGCCACAAATAGATATGCGTTGGTTACAAAACGATATGCGTTGGTTACGAAACAATATGCGTTGGTTACGAAACAATATGCGTTGGTTACGAAACAATATGCGTTGGTTACGAAACGATATGCGTTGGTTACGAAACGATATGCGTTGGTTACGAAACGATATGCGTTCGTTACCAACACAATTTGATTTGTTAAGTTTAGAACTTACGTACTAAAGGCTAAAACCCTGCTCCCTCTTATACCATTTCACAAAAAAGATGATACAGATGCAAACGCCCAAACCTATGCTATGTCTCACTTTCTTAATTTTGAATTTTGAATTTTGAATTGGTATTAACCCCCCTTAAAAAGGAGCGGAAAGTCTCCAACGCCACTCGATAAGACAATCAACCGTCAGAATAAAATGAACGTATTCGAGAAATTGTTTTGTCACTGCGTACTTTCTTTCGTCTTGATGAGGCTGAAGGCAAATTTGTTTTTACAAGAGTATAGGGAAATTAAGGAAGAAGTAAGCGATCGCCTGAACTACCAACTATATAAAGACAAATATTATACTAAATACTAAGCTATATCTCCCATTACTAAATGTACTTTTGGGTACACTAAGCAAAACACTTATTATTTATACATCGTTAGGGTTTCGGCTGATGGCAAATAACTTAGAGGGGAAAAGAAAATGCTAAAGACAAGTTATGAATTTGACCAACCCATATTACCTGCCGGATTTTCACTACAAGCCAATATCTTGCTGCGTTTTGCTGCTGATATACCCGAATCTCCCCGACGCAACCTCAATCTTTCTCTGGTCATTGACCGCTCAGGTTCTATGGCTGGCGCACCTCTACATCATGCGCTGAGAGCTGCTGAATCTGTGGTAGACCAACTTGAATCGAAAGATATTCTTTCCGTGGTTGTTTACGATGATGCAGTGGATACAGTGGTTTCACCGCAGCCTGTAACTGATAAATCTGCATTAAAAAATTCTATCCGTCGAGTTAGGGCAGGCGGTATTACTAATTTATCTGGGGGATGGCTCAAAGGGTGCGAGTATGTAAAAAATCAGCTTGACCCACAAAAAATCAACCGTGTCCTGCTGCTGACAGATGGTCACGCCAATATGGGTATTCAAGACCCGAAGATACTCACCGCCACATCAGCACAAAAAGCCGAGGAAGGCATTACTACAACTACTCTAGGTTTTGCCCAAGGTTTTAATGAGGATTTGCTCATTGGTATGGCGAGGGCGGCTAGTGGTAACTTCTACTTTATCCAGAGCATTGATGAAGCGGCAGAAGTGTTTAGTATTGAACTAGATAGTCTCAGAGCCGTGGTAGGTCAAAACCTCAAAGTCACACTTGAGTTAGCCGATGGTGTGCAACTGGTTGATACTTTAAGTCTGGCTAAAGTTAGTCAACAGGCTGGTCAAACTGTCATTACTCTGGGAGAACTATATGAGGGCGAGGATAAGCTTCTGGGGTTGAGTCTGATGATACCTACAACTCAAGTAGGTGACTTACCTATAATGAAGCTGCATTACAGCGCAGATGTGGTACAGAATGACATCATTCAAAGCGTTTCAGGGACAACAGATGTCATCGCTAAAGTTGGCACAGTTGAAGAATCAGCCCAAGCTTCTTCTAGTCATATCATCTTTGACCTCAGCCGCCTCACCATCGCAAAAGCTAAAGAAACAGCCCTCGACCTAGCCGAACATGGCCAGCATGAAGAAGCAGAAAAAATCCTGCGTGATTTAGTGCGATCGCTACGTGACCAAGGTTTAAATGAGAATTTTGAAATTGCCGAGGAGATAGACCAACTTGAGTATTTCGCGGGTCGAATTGCTCAAAAAGCTCTCGGTAATGCTGGACGTAAGGAACTGCGCGATCAAAGTTTCCAAACAATGACGCGCAATCGTAGTGACTTAGCAGGTCGTGGTGTAACGGCTGGTGATGAAGTATACGCCATGCCAGTTGTCAATGATATCGGGTCAGGTATAGAACTTACCTGTGTTCGTGAAGGTGGTAAACTACGGATCAAAATCCTCTCCGATGGCTACGATGCCAATAAAAACGTGCAATTTCCCCGCTCCATTCGTGCTGAGGGTGCGCGGTATGTAGTTGAGGGTGTAGAACTGTCAAGCGATCGCAGTTTCT harbors:
- a CDS encoding tetratricopeptide repeat protein; translated protein: MPLTFTFALSQNQSFELRCNYGTRRLDTDKLASLINLCEEKYYSQALDDTAQLRSIGRELYSWLDGKEGWLRRALDEIDEARIYLDLIQTSEAQDLNHQTQRVALGLAHLPWELLHDGHGFLLQRQDAPLPVRSIQQRNKAVLGVANRPLQLLFMATSPEHPGIAPLEFEQEEVNILQATKEQPLALIVEESGSVIELGNLVQSYAEDYFDVFHLTGHGVIYTEDEFGRYLPQGRRIKDYTPCFITEDDEGKVQFSTVDDLARAFRGRFPRVVFLSGCHTGQTPNRGTVPSMAQALVKAGAGVVLGWARPVFDKTGIIAAQALYQALATGATVEDAVRVTQQEMIAQECSDWHLLRIYRDSSPIRELVTQLNTKKREKLKFTPPENEFLDENNIVKVASRGEFVGRRRALQRGMRALKQTSDYIGVFIAGMGGLGKSSLAARLCTRLQSQRPNFERVVLIGVVDEVGLINKLASKYERYADVPTLLNQPGISFKGRLQNFFEAIEQEHDKPLLLVLDDFEQNIPQANVADGSLRMTAEAYRVLEALCAALAENQAESRLIVTCRYLQAETLPPHRLHLEQLKAMSEADIDKIYWRLDQDVRLQVRKQRILKIADGNPRLLKWLVEVVQLPNLAADELLTKLEGVQLKFREDILAATLLNALADEEKKFLAQLSVFRLPVKEDVIQHFPPTPPTPVPPSLVGKGFRGLGFLPKLISLSLVESATTYAQQTPEYRVTTILAPLLQPLLTEEEWQTTHQAATQIIYRSWWEEVDNRNEEQAREIVRLAILAQEKEIAVSVGNSLARNWVNSSRFVETRELCEEILQLGEDYRIFGTIARAEHTLGFVNKALTHYEQALQLCPEDDLREKAAILHQMAGLKAQQGDITGALTLYQQSLDIEDSINNVQGKAATLHQMAGLKAQQGDITGALTLYQQSLDITETINNVQGKAATLHQMAGLKAQQGDITGALTLYQQSLDIKETINDVQGKAATLHEMAGLKAQQGDITGALALYQQSLDITETINYVQGKAMTLMNMAYCEGKRANKTKQLELNLQAAQLLGQIRAYIDLRTVLSNLGVTVESNGVIYLAQAVWLCWRIEAPLDDTINTLDYMYRLLPKGDEMEALLGAFALYLCQVRGDGHPQLQELQERSLRILTGVATAQGIETQEAFYTWVEKQRLNNPNYFIPRLLELLEAIVGDEWLFERF
- a CDS encoding vWA domain-containing protein, coding for MLKTSYEFDQPILPAGFSLQANILLRFAADIPESPRRNLNLSLVIDRSGSMAGAPLHHALRAAESVVDQLESKDILSVVVYDDAVDTVVSPQPVTDKSALKNSIRRVRAGGITNLSGGWLKGCEYVKNQLDPQKINRVLLLTDGHANMGIQDPKILTATSAQKAEEGITTTTLGFAQGFNEDLLIGMARAASGNFYFIQSIDEAAEVFSIELDSLRAVVGQNLKVTLELADGVQLVDTLSLAKVSQQAGQTVITLGELYEGEDKLLGLSLMIPTTQVGDLPIMKLHYSADVVQNDIIQSVSGTTDVIAKVGTVEESAQASSSHIIFDLSRLTIAKAKETALDLAEHGQHEEAEKILRDLVRSLRDQGLNENFEIAEEIDQLEYFAGRIAQKALGNAGRKELRDQSFQTMTRNRSDLAGRGVTAGDEVYAMPVVNDIGSGIELTCVREGGKLRIKILSDGYDANKNVQFPRSIRAEGARYVVEGVELSSDRSFYRVVGKISRFAKPGEADIFVAPRQSSSVGTGKASKAPATVADLVTTDTVNNGVLVQCVKDGSKLRARVVADGYEPDWNMRFPRSIREEGILYVVEEVKTAPDGKSYIACGDIKRFVQPNITN